In Pseudomonas saudiphocaensis, one DNA window encodes the following:
- the glnK gene encoding P-II family nitrogen regulator codes for MKLVTAIIKPFKLDDVRESLSEIGVQGITVTEVKGFGRQKGHTELYRGAEYVVDFLPKVKIDVAIADDQLDRVIEAITKAANTGKIGDGKIFVVNLEQAIRIRTGETDTDAI; via the coding sequence ATGAAACTAGTTACTGCCATCATCAAGCCGTTCAAGCTGGACGACGTCCGCGAGTCATTGTCGGAAATCGGCGTACAGGGCATCACCGTCACCGAGGTCAAAGGCTTCGGTCGGCAAAAGGGGCACACTGAGCTGTATCGCGGTGCTGAGTACGTCGTCGACTTCCTGCCGAAGGTGAAGATCGATGTGGCAATTGCCGACGACCAACTCGATCGGGTGATCGAGGCGATCACCAAGGCAGCCAACACCGGCAAGATCGGTGACGGCAAGATCTTTGTCGTCAATCTGGAGCAGGCCATCCGCATCCGTACCGGCGAAACCGATACCGACGCGATCTAA